A single region of the Salvia miltiorrhiza cultivar Shanhuang (shh) chromosome 8, IMPLAD_Smil_shh, whole genome shotgun sequence genome encodes:
- the LOC130999962 gene encoding uncharacterized protein LOC130999962: MLECTNWHIFATRMPPKRGSPARNNNNRRNRNAVPEEPQDARGHNPFPPPPTRRVEELFLRQNPPTFDGTSEPAEAEIWVRAMERIFNFLRCNDEERLSCVSFQLTGSADFWWEARRKILTPEQWASYTWEDFKTGLYDKYIPKSYRKKKEAEFYELKQGKKSVVEYDKEFCNLSRFAPQQVDTDEKMAEKFCAGLRYEIKMALASHGGLSYTESLNRALDIEAAMPSDKSAPPLISTPNDLPGALHTLKGKRKWDNNEDNINPINKQVWQEYERAEQFIQPRYEAQTNLESTGGSQSQRGISPCPNCGKMHRSVCRAGTNGCYNCGQKGHYSTQCPNRQRGSAIGN, encoded by the coding sequence atgctagagtgtactaattggcacatatttgctaccagaatgccgcctaagagaggaagccctgcgagaaacaataacaatcgcagaaaccgtaacgctgtacccgaagaaccacaagatgctcgaggacataacccattccctccgcccccaactaggagagtcgaagaactctttttaaggcaaaatccacctacgtttgacggaacgagtgaaccggctgaagctgagatttgggtgcgtgcaatggaacgcattttcaactttctacgttgtaatgatgaggagcgcctatcttgcgtctcattccagctaacaggatcggctgacttctggtgggaagcacgtcgaaaaattctgacacctgaacaatgggcaagttatacttgggaagattttaagacaggattatatgataaatatattccgaaaagctataggaagaagaaagaagctgagttctacgagttaaagcaaggaaagaaatctgtggttgaatacgacaaggaattctgcaacctgtctaggtttgctccccaacaagtggacacagatgagaagatggcagagaaattttgtgccggtctacggtacgaaattaagatggctctagcaagtcacggaggactctcatatacggagtctctgaacagggcacttgacattgaagccGCAATGCCGTCAGACAAGTCAGCCCCACCATTGATCTCAACGCCAAACGACTTACCAGGAGCCTtacatactctcaaagggaagcgcaagtgggacaacaatgaagacaatatcaatccgATTAATAAGCAAGTATGGCAAGAATAtgaacgggccgaacagtttattcaaccaaggtacgaggcacagactaacctcgAGTCAACTGGGGGTAGCCAAAGTCAGagaggaatttcaccttgcccaaattgcggtAAAATGCATAGGAGTGTTTGTCGAGCTGggactaacggttgttacaattgtggtcAAAAGGgacactactccacgcaatgccccaacagacaacgaggttcagcaattgGGAACTAG